A region from the Benincasa hispida cultivar B227 chromosome 8, ASM972705v1, whole genome shotgun sequence genome encodes:
- the LOC120083247 gene encoding pyruvate dehydrogenase E1 component subunit beta-3, chloroplastic-like isoform X2 — MATVFHALGAGSALSPPNSLHSNRSFSAFERKSRFLIVRSDGRGANHVLRPGSRSQHLITNATKADSSSASTTSKPGHELLLFEALREGLEEEMDRDPRVCVMGEDVGHYGGSYKVTKGLATKYGDLRVLDTPIAENSFTGMGIGAAMTGLRPIVEGMNMGFLLLAFNQISNNCGMLHYTSGGQFKIPIVIRGPGGVGRQLGAEHSQRLESYFQSIPGIQMVACSTPYNAKGLMKAAIRSENPVILFEHVLLYNLKERIPDEEYICSLEEAEMVRPGEHITILTYSRMRYHVMQAAKTLVNKGYDPEVIDIRSLKPFDLHTIGNSVKKTHRVLIVEECMRTGGIGASLTAAITENFHDYLDAPIVCLSSQDVPTPYAGTLEDWTVVQPSQIVTAVEQLCQ; from the exons ATGGCGACTGTTTTCCACGCCCTTGGAGCTGGCTCCGCTTTGTCACCTCCCAACTCCTTACATTCCAACAGATCCTTCTCTGCTTTcg aGAGGAAGAGTCGTTTCTTGATTGTTCGATCTGACGGTAGAGGAGCTAACCATGTTCTTAGACCTGGATCTCGCTCCCAGCATTTGATCACTAATGCA aCCAAGGCTGATAGTTCATCGGCTTCGACTACATCGAAACCAGG GCACGAACTCTTGCTTTTTGAAGCCCTAAGAGAAGGTTTGGAGGAAGAAATGGATAGGGACCCACGTGTTTGTGTCATGGGTGAAGATGTGGGTCACTATGGTGGTTCTTACAAAGTAACCAAAGGTCTAGCTACCAAATATGGTGATCTTAGAGTTCTCGATACGCCTATTGCCGAAAACTCCTTCACAGGTATGGGCATTGGAGCTGCTATGACTGGGTTGAGGCCAATTGTTGAGGGTATGAACATGGGatttcttctccttgctttcaACCAAATCTCTAACAATTGTGGAATGCTTCACTACACATCTGGCGGGCAGTTCAAGATACCAATTGTTATTCGTGGTCCCGGTGGAGTTGGACGCCAACTTGGTGCTGAGCACTCACAACGTCTCGAGTCATACTTTCAGTCAATCCCTGGAATCCAGATGGTTGCTTGTTCAACACCTTACAATGCAAAGGGCTTGATGAAAGCTGCAATCAGGAGTGAGAACCCAGTGATCCTCTTTGAGCACGTTTTGCTCTACAACTTAAAAGAGAGGATTCCAGATGAAGAATACATCTGTTCTCTTGAGGAAGCTGAGATGGTTAGACCTGGGGAGCACATCACGATATTGACATATTCTAGGATGAGGTATCATGTGATGCAGGCTGCTAAAACTCTTGTAAACAAAGGTTATGATCCCGAAGTAATCGACATCAGGTCATTGAAGCCATTTGATCTTCACACAATTGGGAACTCAGTGAAAAAGACTCATCGAGTACTGATCGTCGAGGAGTGCATGAGAACTGGAGGAATCGGTGCTAGTTTGACAGCGGCAATCACGGAGAACTTCCACGATTACTTggatgcgccaattgtatgctTGTCTTCTCAGGATGTGCCAACCCCTTATGCAGGGACTTTGGAAGATTGGACTGTGGTCCAGCCTTCCCAGATTGTCACTGCCGTCGAACAGCTTTGCCAATAA
- the LOC120083247 gene encoding pyruvate dehydrogenase E1 component subunit beta-3, chloroplastic-like isoform X1, with the protein MATVFHALGAGSALSPPNSLHSNRSFSAFERKSRFLIVRSDGRGANHVLRPGSRSQHLITNAVATKADSSSASTTSKPGHELLLFEALREGLEEEMDRDPRVCVMGEDVGHYGGSYKVTKGLATKYGDLRVLDTPIAENSFTGMGIGAAMTGLRPIVEGMNMGFLLLAFNQISNNCGMLHYTSGGQFKIPIVIRGPGGVGRQLGAEHSQRLESYFQSIPGIQMVACSTPYNAKGLMKAAIRSENPVILFEHVLLYNLKERIPDEEYICSLEEAEMVRPGEHITILTYSRMRYHVMQAAKTLVNKGYDPEVIDIRSLKPFDLHTIGNSVKKTHRVLIVEECMRTGGIGASLTAAITENFHDYLDAPIVCLSSQDVPTPYAGTLEDWTVVQPSQIVTAVEQLCQ; encoded by the exons ATGGCGACTGTTTTCCACGCCCTTGGAGCTGGCTCCGCTTTGTCACCTCCCAACTCCTTACATTCCAACAGATCCTTCTCTGCTTTcg aGAGGAAGAGTCGTTTCTTGATTGTTCGATCTGACGGTAGAGGAGCTAACCATGTTCTTAGACCTGGATCTCGCTCCCAGCATTTGATCACTAATGCAGTTGCG aCCAAGGCTGATAGTTCATCGGCTTCGACTACATCGAAACCAGG GCACGAACTCTTGCTTTTTGAAGCCCTAAGAGAAGGTTTGGAGGAAGAAATGGATAGGGACCCACGTGTTTGTGTCATGGGTGAAGATGTGGGTCACTATGGTGGTTCTTACAAAGTAACCAAAGGTCTAGCTACCAAATATGGTGATCTTAGAGTTCTCGATACGCCTATTGCCGAAAACTCCTTCACAGGTATGGGCATTGGAGCTGCTATGACTGGGTTGAGGCCAATTGTTGAGGGTATGAACATGGGatttcttctccttgctttcaACCAAATCTCTAACAATTGTGGAATGCTTCACTACACATCTGGCGGGCAGTTCAAGATACCAATTGTTATTCGTGGTCCCGGTGGAGTTGGACGCCAACTTGGTGCTGAGCACTCACAACGTCTCGAGTCATACTTTCAGTCAATCCCTGGAATCCAGATGGTTGCTTGTTCAACACCTTACAATGCAAAGGGCTTGATGAAAGCTGCAATCAGGAGTGAGAACCCAGTGATCCTCTTTGAGCACGTTTTGCTCTACAACTTAAAAGAGAGGATTCCAGATGAAGAATACATCTGTTCTCTTGAGGAAGCTGAGATGGTTAGACCTGGGGAGCACATCACGATATTGACATATTCTAGGATGAGGTATCATGTGATGCAGGCTGCTAAAACTCTTGTAAACAAAGGTTATGATCCCGAAGTAATCGACATCAGGTCATTGAAGCCATTTGATCTTCACACAATTGGGAACTCAGTGAAAAAGACTCATCGAGTACTGATCGTCGAGGAGTGCATGAGAACTGGAGGAATCGGTGCTAGTTTGACAGCGGCAATCACGGAGAACTTCCACGATTACTTggatgcgccaattgtatgctTGTCTTCTCAGGATGTGCCAACCCCTTATGCAGGGACTTTGGAAGATTGGACTGTGGTCCAGCCTTCCCAGATTGTCACTGCCGTCGAACAGCTTTGCCAATAA